One window from the genome of Epinephelus moara isolate mb chromosome 5, YSFRI_EMoa_1.0, whole genome shotgun sequence encodes:
- the f8a gene encoding 40-kDa huntingtin-associated protein, translating into MAAEGDFLARYRAVSNKLKKRFLRKPNVAEASEQFGQLAKELKQQDCLQYAAFCNLAMARCEQTLFNAPGEALALTDAARLFLSSEKENRALQAPGFDEHLQAALNCYSFAIKVHIEMNQPVMAASLCLELGNALKEMNRPGEAIVHYQRAAELQTQTPIEALLSMGEMATCKILTRDYDGALSVFTEMQLMCHERGLQLPGISTPVGAFLDIVAKCEISRVLLLMLLEPPPQKLLPEHAQTLERYAWESFDPHSQVTFLPENVFLLLQSVVMACQEKDTESLKSLQTELWPFLTAEQNHLLHLVVQERITPSGQGI; encoded by the exons ATGGCTGCAGAGGGTGATTTTCTGGCGAGATACCGCGCTGTGtcaaataaactgaaaaa ACGTTTTCTACGGAAGCCCAATGTAGCAGAGGCGAGTGAGCAGTTTG GTCAGTTAGCCAAAGAGCTGAAGCAGCAGGACTGCCTCCAGTATGCTGCCTTCTGTAACCTGGCCATGGCCAG GTGCGAGCAGACTCTTTTTAACGCACCTGGAGAGGCTCTGGCGTTAACTGACGCCGCCCGCCTCTTTCTATCATCTGAGAAGGAGAATAGGGCGCTGCAGGCCCCGGGCTTTGATGAGCACCTTCAGGCTGCACTCAACTGTTACAGTTTTGCCATCAAG GTGCACATTGAGATGAACCAGCCTGTGATGGCAGCCAGCCTGTGTCTAGAACTTGGCAACGCGCTCAAG GAGATGAACAGACCAGGAGAGGCTATTGTTCATTACCAGAGGGCTGCAGAGTTGCAGACACAGACGCCAATTGAAGCTCTGCTGTCAATGGGCGAGATGGCCACGTGTAAAATTCTCACCC GTGACTATGATGGTGCTCTGTCAGTGTTCACAGAGATGCAGCTGATGTGTCACGAGAGAGGACTGCAGCTTCCAGGCATCAGCACCCCTGTTG GTGCATTTCTGGACATTGTGGCAAAATGTGAGATCTCCAGAGTACTACTGCTGATGCTGCTTGAG CCCCCGCCACAGAAGCTGTTGCCAGAACATGCTCAGACTCTGGAGAGATACGCATGGGAATCTTTTGACCCTCACAGCCAAG TGACCTTCCTGCCTGAGAATGTTTTCCTGCTCCTGCAGTCCGTAGTG ATGGCGTGTCAGGAGAAAGACACAGAGTCCCTCAAGTCTCTTCAGACTGAGCTATG GCCGTTTCTGACTGCAGAGCAGAATCATCTTCTCCACCTGGTGGTTCAGGAGCGCATCACGCCGTCTGGCCAAGGCATTTAG
- the si:ch211-243a20.3 gene encoding uncharacterized protein si:ch211-243a20.3, whose translation MAPPSLLMLLMVVTMATGARSASEENELDYGYWNYREGADSVNVASVRSVTRVLDAWGKRIFREIKTLLHSQPSTLLPDYSRVRPLSESVNDLFREVSLLRRRITELSHRLATLEPFLRHHGYREVEEGEALAPSSLRGEVARLARYTPRTPARASPPRGSRVVRRRRVRVLNNGGGVKLVQRER comes from the exons ATGGCCCCtccctctctgttgatgctgctGATGGTGGTTACCATGGCAACTGGGGCCCGTTCAGCCAGCGAGGAGAATGAACTGGATTATGGGTACTGGAACTATAGAGAGGGAG CTGATAGTGTGAATGTAGCCTCAGTGCGCAGCGTCACCAGAGTTTTAGACGCCTGGGGAAAACGCATCTTCCGTGAGATCAAGACTTTACTGCACTCTCAGCCCAGCACACTGCTGCCTGACTACTCCAG GGTGCGCCCTCTATCCGAGTCCGTCAACGATCTGTTCAGAGAAGTCTCCCTACTGCGCAGGCGCATCACCGAACTCTCTCATCGCCTAGCAACCCTGGAACCGTTCCTCCGTCACCACGGCTAccgggaggtggaggagggggaggctCTGGCACCTTCAAGCCTGAGAGGAGAGGTGGCGAGATTGGCCCGGTACACCCCGAGGACCCCGGCCAGGGCGAGCCCACCGAGGGGGAGCCGGGTGGTGAGGAGGAGACGGGTGAGGGTCCTGAATAACGGAGGAGGAGTGAAGctggtgcagagagagagatag
- the LOC126390441 gene encoding uncharacterized protein LOC126390441: MGAQQVWHLSLISTWISVFVFLSVCSGSGTTELSLKGRVFVAFVGEHLNISCELKIPANHTSDVLICSDPKGNEIYTCEIHESDQPQNLNLILEPKNLSLSGEYSCSYGTEKVYWFLQVRREGYSEIRDYTQFYIVIIITGLLLVVSVVGSVIVFREHGKEPITEGGDTVRKRKQNREKMKESETEEDNVNAITSLSNSFYASLETRPRSIYDVLDLSAANRMPGQSKAKPKIKEPKETMAQSTQDQQEGVFESVYENF, from the exons ATGGGAGCGCAACAGGTTTGGCATCTTTCGTTAATCTCCACCTGGATATCTGtctttgtcttcctctctgtATGCTCTGGATCAGGCACAACAG AACTCAGCCTGAAGGGCCGAGTCTTTGTGGCCTTTGTGGGCGAACATCTCAACATTAGCTGTGAGTTGAAGATACCAGCGAACCACACCTCAGATGTGCTGATATGCTCTGATCCTAAAGGCAACGAGATATACACGTGTGAAATCCATGAATCTGACCAGCCACAAAATCTCAACCTGATTTTGGAGCCAAAAAATCTGAGCCTTTCAGGAGAATACAGCTGCAGCTATGGTACTGAGAAGGTGTACTGGTTTCTTCAAGTGAGAA GAGAAGGCTACAGTGAAATACGGGATTACACACAATTCTACATAGTCATCATCATTACTGGTCTGCTGCTGGTTGTCAGTGTAGTCGGCTCAGTGATTGTCTTCAGAGAACATGGG aaAGAACCCATCACTGAAGGTGGTGACACTGTCAGGAAACGAAAGCAGAACAGAGAAAAAATGAAGGAGAGCGAAACGGAGGAAGACAACGTCAATGCAATAACATCTTTGTCCAACTCTTTCTATGCT AGTCTGGAGACTCGGCCCAGGTCCATTTATGATGTGCTGGATCTCTCGGCTGCTAACAGGATGCCAGGCCAAAGCAAAGCTAAACCCAAGATAAAAGAACCCAAAGAAACG ATGGCACAATCCACACAAGACCAGCAAGAAGGCGTATTTGAGTCTGTCTATGAAAACTTTTGA